In the genome of Micrococcales bacterium, one region contains:
- a CDS encoding 1-acyl-sn-glycerol-3-phosphate acyltransferase produces the protein MLYWFFKYILIGPWLRLFFRPQVEGLEHIPKDGSAILASNHLSFSDSFFLPLVVPRHITFLAKAEYFNGTGIKGFLNRAFFKGVGQVPIDRSGGSASDDALSTALRILDQNELLGIYPEGTRSPDGRLYRGKTGVARVALEAEVPVIPVAMIGTREIQRPGKIMPSIRRVGIKIGKPLDFSRYEGMQNDRFVLRSMTDEIMYELMELSGQEYVDLYAARAKEVIADGESVQAAAAAQAS, from the coding sequence GTGTTGTACTGGTTCTTCAAGTACATCCTCATCGGCCCCTGGTTGCGATTGTTCTTCCGGCCGCAGGTCGAGGGTCTGGAACACATCCCCAAGGACGGATCGGCGATCCTGGCCAGCAACCACCTGAGTTTCTCCGATTCGTTCTTCCTGCCCCTCGTGGTCCCCCGTCACATCACGTTCCTGGCGAAGGCCGAGTACTTCAACGGCACAGGCATCAAGGGGTTCTTGAACCGTGCCTTCTTCAAGGGGGTCGGGCAGGTGCCCATCGATCGTTCGGGGGGTTCGGCTTCGGACGACGCCCTGAGCACCGCACTGCGCATCCTCGACCAGAACGAGTTGCTCGGCATCTACCCGGAGGGGACCCGCTCCCCGGACGGCCGGTTGTACCGGGGCAAGACGGGAGTGGCCCGGGTGGCGCTCGAGGCGGAGGTCCCGGTCATCCCGGTCGCCATGATCGGCACCCGGGAGATCCAGCGGCCGGGCAAGATCATGCCGAGCATCCGCCGGGTCGGCATCAAGATCGGCAAGCCCCTTGACTTCTCCCGGTACGAGGGCATGCAGAACGACCGCTTCGTGCTTCGCTCGATGACCGACGAGATCATGTACGAACTCATGGAATTGTCCGGCCAGGAGTACGTGGACCTGTACGCGGCGCGCGCCAAGGAAGTCATCGCCGACGGTGAATCGGTCCAGGCTGCCGCCGCGGCGCAAGCCTCCTGA
- a CDS encoding alpha/beta fold hydrolase, which yields MPLMPGAEPYSAEGDHLGVLVLHGFGATPAVVRPWAQHLAAAGHTVSAPRLPGHGTRWQDLSATTWHDWIQEAERCLERMREHTDTRVVMGLGAGATISLRLAEVHSDIDGIVAVNPVVHSERRDRALLPYVQFLGAVPWHFDDVKRPGSTDLGYDRLPLRAMHSLTRLWALVKSDVHRITAPLLVLRSADDHLVEPSNTTWLLANVRSQVEEVLLQDSYHLATVDNDATAIFEASTRFAESLGAAA from the coding sequence GTGCCACTGATGCCGGGCGCGGAGCCGTACAGCGCCGAGGGCGACCACCTCGGCGTGCTCGTGCTGCACGGATTCGGCGCAACACCGGCGGTCGTGCGCCCCTGGGCACAACACCTGGCCGCCGCTGGCCACACGGTGAGCGCGCCCCGATTGCCAGGTCATGGGACGCGCTGGCAGGACCTGAGCGCCACCACCTGGCACGACTGGATCCAAGAGGCCGAGCGCTGCCTCGAGCGGATGCGGGAACACACGGACACTCGAGTGGTCATGGGACTGGGTGCCGGGGCCACGATCAGCCTGCGATTGGCAGAGGTTCACTCCGACATCGACGGCATCGTCGCGGTGAACCCGGTCGTGCACAGCGAACGCCGGGACCGGGCCCTGTTGCCGTACGTCCAGTTCCTCGGTGCGGTGCCGTGGCACTTCGACGACGTGAAGCGCCCGGGCAGCACGGACCTGGGTTATGACCGATTGCCACTGCGCGCGATGCATTCGCTGACCCGTTTGTGGGCGCTGGTGAAGTCCGACGTCCACCGCATCACCGCTCCCCTGCTGGTGTTACGCAGCGCCGACGACCACCTGGTCGAACCGAGCAACACGACGTGGCTGCTGGCCAACGTGCGGTCACAGGTCGAAGAGGTCCTTCTCCAGGACTCCTACCACCTGGCCACCGTCGACAACGACGCCACAGCGATATTCGAGGCCAGTACAAGGTTCGCCGAGTCGCTCGGGGCGGCGGCATGA
- a CDS encoding SRPBCC family protein: protein MAEQTESSIIIEASAERVMAVIADLGTYPQWAGVKQTRVLRTFPDGRPLEAEMVIDSGPIKDTYTIQYQWHEDKQVNWQLTESTVLRDLDGMYMVHDLGNGTSEVTYRLMVDLQIPIIGSIKRKAERVIVDTALKGLKKRVEQ, encoded by the coding sequence GTGGCTGAGCAAACGGAGTCGAGCATCATCATCGAGGCTTCGGCTGAGCGGGTCATGGCAGTGATCGCCGATCTCGGCACCTACCCGCAGTGGGCCGGAGTCAAGCAGACCCGGGTGCTGCGGACGTTCCCCGACGGCCGTCCGCTGGAAGCAGAGATGGTCATCGACTCCGGTCCGATCAAGGACACCTACACCATCCAGTACCAGTGGCACGAGGACAAGCAGGTCAACTGGCAACTCACCGAGTCCACGGTTCTGCGCGACCTGGATGGCATGTACATGGTCCACGATCTCGGGAACGGCACCAGTGAGGTCACCTACCGGCTGATGGTCGACCTGCAGATCCCCATCATCGGTTCGATCAAGCGCAAGGCGGAGAGAGTCATAGTGGACACCGCCCTGAAAGGTCTGAAGAAGCGGGTTGAGCAATGA
- a CDS encoding polyketide cyclase / dehydrase and lipid transport — protein sequence MAGVDLVDETFIVVQPQVLAGVVADPASWVRWWPDLRLTVFMDRGVNGQRWSMTGALVGSLEIWIEPFADGCIVHHYLRGEPSDDGLTPAPWPDTPKGWRAAAKERARRATAWKRTVWELKREVEQRARPVPRRRGRRVTKRGSNLERDTWVKGGGRWLSKRSRASSSRLRLSGSWQ from the coding sequence GTGGCCGGCGTGGATCTCGTGGACGAGACCTTCATCGTCGTGCAGCCGCAGGTGCTGGCCGGAGTCGTCGCCGATCCGGCGTCCTGGGTCAGGTGGTGGCCGGACCTGCGGCTCACCGTGTTCATGGACCGGGGGGTCAACGGGCAGCGGTGGTCGATGACAGGGGCGCTCGTGGGTTCCCTGGAGATCTGGATCGAGCCGTTCGCCGATGGGTGCATTGTGCACCACTACTTGCGTGGCGAACCCTCCGACGACGGGCTGACCCCAGCGCCTTGGCCGGACACCCCGAAGGGCTGGCGAGCGGCGGCCAAGGAGCGCGCGCGCCGTGCCACCGCCTGGAAGCGCACCGTCTGGGAGCTCAAGCGTGAGGTCGAGCAGCGCGCCCGGCCGGTGCCGCGCCGGCGTGGGCGACGAGTCACGAAGAGGGGCAGTAACCTTGAGCGGGACACTTGGGTGAAGGGCGGAGGTCGGTGGCTGAGCAAACGGAGTCGAGCATCATCATCGAGGCTTCGGCTGAGCGGGTCATGGCAGTGA